From the genome of Eucalyptus grandis isolate ANBG69807.140 chromosome 2, ASM1654582v1, whole genome shotgun sequence, one region includes:
- the LOC104433601 gene encoding homeobox-leucine zipper protein HAT5, translating to MAGEEPYSADTNSDTFADEETLIPSSSEALESAWVPTSSTAHHGSKSVVNFEDVCGGGDTNTARRPYLRQIDLKEEAVEEDYGDGNFQPPGKKRRLSADQVHFLERHFEVENKLEPERKIQLAKDLGLQPRQVAIWFQNRRARYKTKQLEKDYDSLKARFESLKADHDKLIKEKENLKGEVLSLRDKLRSRAKGSEEGSLEADDSLRGATPKPTTPSTLDAVSYVDATILKQEDVSSAKSDVFDSDSLLEPANSSHVFEPDCSDFSQDEDDSFGKSLLPLDFLPPDLMMDTPSNRTHLQFLAILLSQLKKIPSGPGLTE from the exons atggcCGGTGAGGAGCCCTATTCTGCCGACACGAACTCGGACACTTTCGCTGATGAAGAAACGCTGATTCCGAGTTCTTCCGAGGCTCTTGAGTCCGCCTGGGTTCCTACTTCCTCGACCGCTCATCATG GTTCAAAATCAGTGGTCAATTTTGAGGACGTTTGTGGAGGAGGAGACACCAATACTGCGCGGAGGCCATACCTCCGACAGATTGATCTGAAGGAAGAAGCCGTCGAAGAGGACTACGGCGACGGGAACTTTCAGCCTCCTGGTAAGAAGCGGCGGCTATCGGCCGACCAAGTCCATTTCCTCGAGAGGCACTTTGAGGTCGAGAACAAGCTCGAGCCCGAGAGGAAGATCCAGCTCGCCAAGGACCTTGGCCTGCAGCCGAGGCAGGTCGCGATCTGGTTCCAAAATCGGCGAGCCCGGTACAAGACCAAGCAGCTGGAGAAGGATTATGATTCGCTCAAAGCTCGCTTCGAGAGCCTCAAGGCCGATCACGACAAGCTTatcaaagaaaaggagaatTTGAAAGGGGAG GTCCTGTCTCTTAGAGACAAGCTGAGGAGCAGAGCAAAAGGAAGCGAGGAGGGATCGCTCGAAGCTGATGATTCCTTGCGTGGAGCGACTCCGAAACCAACCACACCCTCAACTCTCGATGCCGTTTCGTACGTGGATGCCACGATCTTAAAGCAGGAGGACGTGAGTTCGGCCAAGAGCGATGTGTTCGATTCGGACTCGCTGCTGGAACCTGCGAATTCTTCCCACGTGTTCGAACCAGACTGCTCGGACTTCTCGCAGGACGAGGATGACAGTTTCGGCAAGAGCCTCTTGCCCTTGGATTTCCTCCCCCCAGATTTGATGATGGATACGCCTTCCAACAGAACCCACCTGCAATTTCTTGCAATTTTGCTTTCCCAGCTGAAGAAAATCCCTTCTGGTCCTGGTCTTACTGAGTAA